In Ruminiclostridium josui JCM 17888, the genomic window GAATATCCGCTGGCAGCATGTGCTGCTCCTTGCTCGTTTCTCGTAAGTATATGCTTGATATCTGAATCCAGCAGTGCATCATAAAATGGACAGATTGCCGCACCGGGATATCCGAAAATCGTAGTTACATTTTCTAACTCAAGTGCCTTTACCAACCCTTGAGCTCCTGTTATTTTCAATGGCAATCCTCCTTTTCACTATAATTCTATACTCAGATTAGTTATAAAAAACCCCCCCATCTCTGCCATTACGCAGGGACGAGGGGATAACTCCGCCGTGGTACCACCCTGATTTAATACAGTTAATCAACTGCATCCTCAGTGAGCAACCGGACAAATGTCCGTGCTCCATAGCTATATCGTTGCCAACGCCGACACTTAATCAATCTGACTCTTTGGGTATCGGGCCTCCGGAATGAGTTATACATGTATTTATTGTACCGTCTTCCACCAACCGCCGGCTCTCTTTAACAAATCAATACATCTTGTTTTCCATCATAAGCTATATATTTAGATATTAATCCCTTACAAAAGTTGTAAGCCTTAGTTTAGAAATAATTATAGCATCATATTCATAGAGCGTCAATAAAAGGCATTTAACGTTTTCTGACCAGTTTAGCTTGAGTTTTTAATGTTTTATGTTGTTGGATAACTTCTTGGCTTATAATCCTGAATATTCAAATAAATCAAAATCAGCCGTATTTTTGCTGTCATGCCCATTACTGCTGGCAAACATCCCTACATATGTCCCGATAAATCCTCCCGCTACATCAGTACTCAGTATTCTTCCATCTACATTTACAGCCAACTCCCACAGTTGGTTATCATCACCGAAGTAAAAACTGTAATCCTGACCACATGCCTTTACAACCATATGAATGCGTTTTTTGGTAATTTCCTTTTGCCCTATGACGTTTTCCTTTCCGTCGTTACATACAACCAACCTTATTACATTCTTTTCTCCAAAGCAGGTACACTCAAATCTCATGTGATAATTGTTATTTTGTATTAGTAATATGCCTGCTGCCTCATTTTCATTCTCAGGAGAAAACTCCATTATTGCTTTTGCCATAAAATTAATATGCTGCTGGCGTCTGCCAACAAAGCTTGGGTTCTTCTCCTCAGTAATTTTTACAGGTCTCAGCTTTAAACGTAAATATCCTGGTCTTTCAGTGAGACTGTAGAAATTTTCTCTTGGAGTACGCACGAAATTCCATATAAAGTCAAGCTTTTGGCTGTCAAAGTGGTCACAAACTGTTGCTTCAACCGGGTTGTCCGGAGGAAGTTTAGGTCTTTCATAGGTAAACTCAACTTTTCCACTTAAAGGACTTACTACCGGCCAGCCATCTTCCCATATTACTGGAATAAGAAATGTTTCACGGCCTAGGTTTCTATAGTAACCTCCATACGGTCTTGATGCAAGTGCAACCATCCACCACTCTCCGTTTTGGGTTTCAACAAGGTCGGCATGGCCTACGTTTGCAATAGGGTATTTTCTTCCTAAGTGTCTATGGGTAAGAATAGGATTTCCTCTGCAGCCCTCATAAGGTCCTGTTATATTTTTGCTTCTGGCAATTGTAACTGAATGATGATAATCCGTTCCGCCCTCAGCAATCATCAAATAATAATATCCGTTAATTTTATAGAGATGAGGGCCTTCAGGCCACACAGCATTTTTCATTGCACCTCTCCACAAACCATATCTTGGCCCTGTAAGCTGCATTTTCGCAGTGTCAAGTTCTCTCATCCAGATTTCATTATCTCCGTAATATGTTCCGTCCGGTGCATCATATGTGCCCATAAAATATACTTTTCCGTCATCATCAAAGAAAAGTGACGGGTCAATACCTGGCGCATCTTCCAGCCAGTATGGCTCTGACCACGGGCCCTCTGGTTTTTCAGCCGTAATTATGAAATTGCCCTTTTTTCCTACATTGGTACATGCAATATAAAACAGTCCTTTATTGTATCTGATAGTTGGAGCATATATTCCCTGTGACTGTTCAAGTTCATCTAAATCGAGCTGAGTGGTTCTGTCCAGAGCATGACCTATTTGTTTCCAATTAACTAAATCTTTACTGTGGAAAACCGGTAGTCCCGGAAAATATGTAAAGCTTGATGTAACAAGATAATAGTCATCGTTCACACGGCATATTGAAGGATCGGGATAAAACCCCGGCAATATTGGATTACTGAAATAATTACAGTCTTTTTTTGTCAAATATAACGCCTCCTAAAAAATATTTAATTTGAAGCATATAAAATCCGGGAATGTATCATCCTCAAAACAAGGATGATACATATTAATAAAGATAGTTTAACATAGTTTTATAAGTATTTTTCATTTATTGTCCTATAATTTCCATAAACCTATCCTTGGATATATAATTTGTCTCTTCTATCAAGGCTCCGTTCCTATAGAACCTTAAGTAAGGTATCTCTGAATTTCCCAGCTGCTCTTCCTTGAATTTTCTGAATTCTTCAAAATAGTCGGTGGTATTATACACTAACTCATATACATCAATATCTATTTTCACATCAGTGCTATCATATAACCAAGTTCTCAGGGCCTGCCACTGGGGACACCAGTCCTGTGTTAATATTATAAGTACTATTTCCTTTGAAGCTGTTATACTCTTGTCGAAATCACCCTTCTGTATAGCATTTAAAGCCTGTTCCTTTTGCATCTCTATTCTATTTACCATATGAGTTCCCGTCCTTTAATTTAAGTTGTTATTTAAGTTTTTCTTAACTGCTTAAAGAATTCCGTTAATATATTTCCACATTCCTCAAACATTAATCCATATACTACGTCAACTTTGTGATTAAATTGTGGAACTCTAAATAAATCTACCACTGACCCTGCTGCACCTGCTTTTTTGTCCATTGCTCCTATATAAAGTGTTTTTATTCTTGATTGAATAATAGCTCCTGCACACATTGGACACGGCTCCAGAGTAACGTACATGTCACATCCTTCCAGTTTCCAGGTTCCAAGCGCCTTTGCCGCTTTTTTTATAGCTTCTATTTCAGCATGAGATGTAACATCCAGCTTTTCTTCCTTTTGATTTCGGCCCCTAGCAATTATCTTTCCATCCTTTACTATAATTGCTCCTACCGGTGATTCGCCATTTTCGTATGCCTTTTTTGCCTGATTGATTGCCTCAAGCATAAACTGCTCGTTTCTGGTGTACATTAGGGTACCTCCATTATTTTTATTAATTATATTATAACTTCGAGAGTAAAAAATTAAATATTTTTATAAGTCAGTACCATAATGAACTTTCAAACATATTATGTTATCAGAATGTCAGCTTTTTTAGCTGCGTTAGTATTTGTACAAAAAGGAGATGTATACATGAAAAAAGCTTTAATTACAGGAATAACAGGGCAAGATGGCTCATATCTGTCTGAGTTTTTATTAAATAAAGGTTACGAGGTTCATGGTATTGTCAGAAGAAGCAGCAGCCTAAATACTCAGAGGATATCCCATCTTCTCGGTGATGAAACTGGGGAAAATTCACAGATTTCTCTTCACTTCGGGGATTTATCCGACTCCGGCAGTCTGAGTAAACTTCTTTATAAGATAGAACCCGATGAAGTTTACAATCTGGGTGCTCAAAGTCATGTCAAAGTATCCTTTGATGTTCCCGAATATACCGGAGATGTGGATGCATTGGGAACTGTACGACTTTTAGAAAGCATCAGGGAAATTAATCCGAGTATTAAGTTCTACCAGGCCTCCTCAAGTGAATTATTCGGTAAGGTAAGAGAAACTCCTCAAAGTGAGACCACTCCCTTCTATCCGAGAAGTCCGTATGGTGTGTCTAAAATGTATGCATACTGGATTACAGTAAACTACCGTGATGCATATAATCTTTTTGCCTGTAACGGAATCCTTTTTAACCATGAGTCTCCCAGACGCGGAGAAACTTTTGTAACCCGTAAGATAACCAAAGGTATAGCTGACATAGTACATGGGAAAACGGACAAACTGTACCTTGGTAACATTGATGCAAAAAGAGATTGGGGTTTTGCAGGGGATTATGTAGAAGCAATGTGGCTCATGCTTCAGCAGGATGAACCCGACGATTACGTTATAGCAACAGGGGAAACTCATACTGTAAGAGAATTCTGTAATCTTGCATTTAAGCATGTAGGAATAACATTGGAGTGGCAAGGCTCCGGAGAACAAGAAAAGGCTGTAGACAGGGTTACGGGGAAAGAACTTATTAATATCAGCAGTAAATTCTTCCGGCCTACGGAAGTAGATTTGCTTTTGGGGAATCCATCTAAAGCCAAAAGTAAACTCAATTGGAAACAAAGAGTTTCTTTTGAAGAGCTTGTAAAAATGATGGTTGAAAGTGATTTAAATGAGGAGATGAAATAATGAATAAGGATAGTAAAATTTATGTAGCCGGACACAGCGGAATGGTTGGCTCTGCAATCGTAAGGAGACTTCAAAAGAACGGATATGAAAATATTTTATGTAAAAGTCATAAAGAACTTGACCTTACAAACCAAGCCTTAACAGAACAGTTCTTTATGGATGAAAAACCGGAATATGTTTTTATTGCAGCCGCAAAAGTTGGCGGAATACATGCCAACAACTCCTTTCCTGCTGATTTTATAATGGAAAATATGCTTATTGAGTGCAATGTAATAAAAAGTGCTTTTAAAAGCGGAGTCAAAAAGCTTCTGTTCTTAGGCAGTTCGTGTATATACCCTAAATTATGTCCCCAACCCATAAAGGAGGAATATTTGCTGACTGGTGAACTTGAGCCTACTAATGAAGCATACGCTTTGGCAAAAATATCTGGAATAAAAATGTGCCAGTCCTATAATAAGCAATATGGAACACGGTTCATTTCCGCCATGCCTGCAAGTCTTTATGGTGTTAATGACAGATTTGATATTAATAATTCCCATGTTATTCCTGCAATGATTATTAAATTTCACGAAGCAAAAGTGAAAAATAAGCCTTATGTTGAATTGTGGGGTACAGGAAATCCTCTAAGGGAATTTCTTTACGTTGATGACATGGCAGATGCATGCTTGTATCTTATGCAGAATTATGAAGGAAACGAATTTGTCAATATCGGTTCAGGCAAGGAAATCAGTATACGTGAGCTTGCCGAAACAATTAAGCGAGTAACGGAATACACCGGAGAACTTGTTTTTGATACAACCAAACCTGATGGCACACCCAGACGTGTATTGGACAACAGTAAGATACATAAGACAGGGTGGGTACCTCAAGTTGAAATTGAAGAAGGTCTTCGCAGGGAGTATGAATACTATCTTAATAATGTTTTATCAAAAAAATAACTCTTTTTGCATTCTCTATAAAAAATGAGGCAGTATCAACTTTGAACTGCCTCTCTTTTATTCTACCCTTTATTTTCTTCACTATTTTCCTCACTGAATAATTGCTTTAATACATCCAGTTGAGCATTTATCAATGCCTCGGACTTTGTTTTAAATGAATATAACTGCCCCTTTATTTCATCCAGCTTCCCTTTTGCCTTAATTACCTCAAGGTTTGCAGTTTCAATAATCCTTTGTGCACTTAGCTCTGCCTCATCAGTTATATTTTTTGCTTTCTCACATGCATTTGTTTTTATTTGTTCACTTGTATGCTGTGCAACTATTATAGAATGCTGTAATGATTCCTCAAGTACTTTATAGTGTTGAACGGTTTCATTAAGTAAATTTATTTTGCTTTTCATTTCCTCGTTTTCTTTAGCCATACTTATGTAGTCCTCACCCACTTGGGCAAGGATCGCATCAACCTGTTTTCTGCAATATCCGTTAATCAGGGACTTTTTTATGCAAAGACATTTAAAATCTTCGGGAGTATAATACATATCGCTCATCTCCTAAAATTACTCTCTCATCATAATATATTCCCGTTATGGCAATATATTCTCTATTTGAGTAACCATATGAATGAATAATGTATATTTTTACCACCTAAAACCAATAGGCATTATATCCCTTTCCCTGATATTAAACCTAAAGTTGGTAAAATCTCTGGTTGTAATCATATCTGCAATGTCTCTAACCCACAGTATATCATTCAAAGTTGCATAAAACCTTGCCCTGTCAAGTAGACTTTCCAGACTAGGATAATACCTCGCCACACGTTTTAAAAAAGCTTCTCCCAGATTATCAAGAAGTATCCCTACATCATAGGCAGGGTCACCTAATCCCGAAAGGGCAAAACCTATTACACCCGTTAATTTCTTTAGTCTGCTGTCTATAAGCAAGTGATAAGCAGAAAGATCTCCGTGAATAAGAGAAGGTTCGTAGGACAAAAAATCATCATCATTTTCAACAGGTTTAAATACCTGTTTTATATATTCCTTTGTATAGTCGGAACAATATGGGAATACCTTTCTATATATTTCATCAACAAATTGCTCCCATCCATTTTGGTCTATAGGATTTTGAAATTCGCCGATTCCCATATTTTCAGCCTCTTCGACTGGTATTGTGTGAAGTGATTTAAGGAAAGTTCCTATCTGCTGTGCTAAAGTTTCCTGGTGTTTGCCATTTAATTGCAGCAGCAGGTTCCTTAATATAGGTTTTCCCTTTATTATGTTATATTTTACCATTTCTCTCCCAAGGGGTTCATGAGCAGGAACAAGGGGTTCTATACGGTTACGAATGAAATTAGTAACCTTTGCCTCGTTATCTAAATAAGCAACACTCCAGTCGTATCTGGCAAATTTGAAAATGTAAGTGTCATTTATAATAATTACATCATTATATCTACCCTCATTTATCAGGTATTCCACTTTTGTTATATTAATCTGAGGGCATCTGCTTCTTATAAGCCCCATATACATATTCTTCTTTTCGTCCATACAGATTTTTCACCACCCATAAGCTTTAAACCCTTTTATCAATATAAAAGCTTTATATTTGATTCAGGCCAGTCCCTCAGTCTTAATACAGTATTTGAAAGACTTGAATATCCATTTCCAATAAAGAAATCACATTTTGAAGCTATATACGTATCCTTTATTATCTCTATTGTATCCTTTACAAGTTCAACACCTTTGTGTCTTTTGTTAGGATAACTAAGTAAAGCAGTGGGAATACGCTCTTTGAGAGGTACCTTTTTACTGTCGGTATATATCAGCATATCATTTTTGCTATATAACTTCTTGTATTGCTTAAATATAGTGTTAGAATCAGTTA contains:
- a CDS encoding glycoside hydrolase family 43 protein, translating into MTKKDCNYFSNPILPGFYPDPSICRVNDDYYLVTSSFTYFPGLPVFHSKDLVNWKQIGHALDRTTQLDLDELEQSQGIYAPTIRYNKGLFYIACTNVGKKGNFIITAEKPEGPWSEPYWLEDAPGIDPSLFFDDDGKVYFMGTYDAPDGTYYGDNEIWMRELDTAKMQLTGPRYGLWRGAMKNAVWPEGPHLYKINGYYYLMIAEGGTDYHHSVTIARSKNITGPYEGCRGNPILTHRHLGRKYPIANVGHADLVETQNGEWWMVALASRPYGGYYRNLGRETFLIPVIWEDGWPVVSPLSGKVEFTYERPKLPPDNPVEATVCDHFDSQKLDFIWNFVRTPRENFYSLTERPGYLRLKLRPVKITEEKNPSFVGRRQQHINFMAKAIMEFSPENENEAAGILLIQNNNYHMRFECTCFGEKNVIRLVVCNDGKENVIGQKEITKKRIHMVVKACGQDYSFYFGDDNQLWELAVNVDGRILSTDVAGGFIGTYVGMFASSNGHDSKNTADFDLFEYSGL
- the tadA gene encoding tRNA adenosine(34) deaminase TadA: MYTRNEQFMLEAINQAKKAYENGESPVGAIIVKDGKIIARGRNQKEEKLDVTSHAEIEAIKKAAKALGTWKLEGCDMYVTLEPCPMCAGAIIQSRIKTLYIGAMDKKAGAAGSVVDLFRVPQFNHKVDVVYGLMFEECGNILTEFFKQLRKT
- the gmd gene encoding GDP-mannose 4,6-dehydratase, with translation MKKALITGITGQDGSYLSEFLLNKGYEVHGIVRRSSSLNTQRISHLLGDETGENSQISLHFGDLSDSGSLSKLLYKIEPDEVYNLGAQSHVKVSFDVPEYTGDVDALGTVRLLESIREINPSIKFYQASSSELFGKVRETPQSETTPFYPRSPYGVSKMYAYWITVNYRDAYNLFACNGILFNHESPRRGETFVTRKITKGIADIVHGKTDKLYLGNIDAKRDWGFAGDYVEAMWLMLQQDEPDDYVIATGETHTVREFCNLAFKHVGITLEWQGSGEQEKAVDRVTGKELINISSKFFRPTEVDLLLGNPSKAKSKLNWKQRVSFEELVKMMVESDLNEEMK
- a CDS encoding GDP-L-fucose synthase family protein translates to MNKDSKIYVAGHSGMVGSAIVRRLQKNGYENILCKSHKELDLTNQALTEQFFMDEKPEYVFIAAAKVGGIHANNSFPADFIMENMLIECNVIKSAFKSGVKKLLFLGSSCIYPKLCPQPIKEEYLLTGELEPTNEAYALAKISGIKMCQSYNKQYGTRFISAMPASLYGVNDRFDINNSHVIPAMIIKFHEAKVKNKPYVELWGTGNPLREFLYVDDMADACLYLMQNYEGNEFVNIGSGKEISIRELAETIKRVTEYTGELVFDTTKPDGTPRRVLDNSKIHKTGWVPQVEIEEGLRREYEYYLNNVLSKK
- a CDS encoding DivIVA domain-containing protein; translated protein: MYYTPEDFKCLCIKKSLINGYCRKQVDAILAQVGEDYISMAKENEEMKSKINLLNETVQHYKVLEESLQHSIIVAQHTSEQIKTNACEKAKNITDEAELSAQRIIETANLEVIKAKGKLDEIKGQLYSFKTKSEALINAQLDVLKQLFSEENSEENKG
- a CDS encoding aminoglycoside phosphotransferase family protein; its protein translation is MDEKKNMYMGLIRSRCPQINITKVEYLINEGRYNDVIIINDTYIFKFARYDWSVAYLDNEAKVTNFIRNRIEPLVPAHEPLGREMVKYNIIKGKPILRNLLLQLNGKHQETLAQQIGTFLKSLHTIPVEEAENMGIGEFQNPIDQNGWEQFVDEIYRKVFPYCSDYTKEYIKQVFKPVENDDDFLSYEPSLIHGDLSAYHLLIDSRLKKLTGVIGFALSGLGDPAYDVGILLDNLGEAFLKRVARYYPSLESLLDRARFYATLNDILWVRDIADMITTRDFTNFRFNIRERDIMPIGFRW